Proteins from one Pseudomonas grandcourensis genomic window:
- the ribF gene encoding bifunctional riboflavin kinase/FAD synthetase, which translates to MQLVRGLHNLRPQHRGCVATIGNFDGVHRGHQAILARLRERALELGVPSCVVIFEPQPREFFAPDTAPARLARLRDKLQLLAAEGVDRVLCLAFNQRLSKLSASEFVDTILVDGLGVQHLEVGDDFRFGCDRAGDFDFLQQAGIVQGFTVEAAQTVELDGIRVSSTQVRNALASADFALAERLLGRPYRIAGRVLHGQKLARQLGTPTANIQLKRRRVPFTGVYLVDVEIDGKTWPGVANIGVRPTVQGDGKAHLEVHLLDFAGDLYDRRLTVVFHHKLREEQRFASLEALKTAINADVAAARALAAPSAHR; encoded by the coding sequence ATGCAGCTGGTTCGAGGCCTCCACAATCTGCGCCCCCAGCATCGGGGCTGTGTCGCCACTATTGGCAACTTTGACGGTGTACACCGTGGCCACCAGGCTATCCTGGCGCGGCTGCGTGAGCGTGCGCTCGAGTTGGGCGTGCCCAGCTGCGTGGTGATTTTCGAACCGCAGCCGCGAGAGTTCTTCGCTCCGGACACCGCGCCGGCCCGTCTGGCCCGCCTGCGGGACAAGCTGCAATTACTGGCTGCCGAAGGCGTCGACCGTGTGCTGTGCCTGGCTTTCAACCAGCGCCTGAGCAAGCTCAGCGCCAGCGAATTCGTCGATACCATTCTGGTGGATGGCCTTGGCGTCCAGCACCTGGAGGTCGGGGACGACTTCCGTTTCGGCTGTGACCGCGCAGGAGATTTCGATTTTCTGCAACAGGCCGGCATCGTTCAGGGTTTTACCGTCGAAGCGGCGCAAACCGTCGAGCTGGACGGCATCCGGGTCAGCAGTACGCAAGTGCGCAATGCCCTGGCCTCCGCGGATTTCGCCCTGGCCGAACGCCTGCTTGGGCGGCCGTACCGGATCGCCGGTCGCGTATTGCATGGCCAGAAACTGGCCCGGCAACTGGGTACGCCCACTGCCAATATTCAACTCAAGCGTCGTCGTGTGCCGTTCACTGGGGTTTACCTGGTGGATGTCGAGATCGATGGCAAGACCTGGCCCGGCGTCGCCAATATCGGCGTGCGGCCCACGGTCCAAGGTGATGGCAAGGCCCACCTGGAAGTGCATCTTTTAGATTTTGCCGGCGATCTGTATGACCGGCGTTTAACGGTGGTTTTCCACCACAAGCTGCGCGAAGAGCAGCGTTTCGCCTCTCTGGAGGCGTTGAAAACGGCGATCAACGCGGATGTCGCCGCCGCCCGTGCACTAGCCGCACCTAGCGCCCATCGCTAA
- the murJ gene encoding murein biosynthesis integral membrane protein MurJ: MNLLKSLAAVSSITMLSRVLGFVRDTLIARTFGAGMATDAFFIAFKLPNLLRRIFAEGAFSQAFVPILAEYKSQQGEEATRTFIAYVSGLLTLVLALVTVLGMIAAPWVIWVTAPGFTNTPEKFELTSNLLRVTFPYILLISLSSLAGAILNTWNRFSVPAFVPTLLNVSMIIFALFLTPYFDPPVMALGWAVLVGGLAQLLYQLPHLKKIGMLVLPRLNLRDTGVWRVMKQMLPAILGVSVSQISLIINTIFASFLVAGSVSWMYYADRLMELPSGVLGVALGTILLPTLAKTYANKDRHEYSRILDWGLRLCFVLVLPCALALGILAEPLTVSLFQYGQFDAHDAAMTQRALIAYSVGLLGIIVIKVLAPGFYAQQNIRTPVKIAIFTLVVTQLFNLMLIGPLAHAGLALAISAGACLNAGLLFYQLRKQQMYQPQPGWAKFGLKLVIAVAVMSGVLLAGMHFMPAWGEGQMLERFLRLGALVGAGVVAYFGMLVLMGFRLRDFNRKTLG, translated from the coding sequence ATGAATCTGCTCAAATCGTTGGCCGCCGTCAGCTCTATCACGATGCTTTCCCGGGTTCTGGGGTTTGTTCGTGACACCCTTATTGCGCGTACATTTGGCGCGGGAATGGCGACCGACGCCTTCTTTATCGCCTTCAAATTGCCCAATCTGCTGCGGCGGATCTTTGCCGAGGGGGCGTTTTCCCAGGCATTCGTGCCGATTCTCGCGGAATACAAAAGCCAGCAGGGTGAAGAGGCGACCCGCACATTCATTGCCTATGTCTCGGGCCTGCTGACGCTGGTATTGGCGCTGGTCACGGTGTTGGGCATGATCGCCGCGCCGTGGGTCATCTGGGTCACCGCGCCGGGTTTCACCAATACGCCGGAAAAATTCGAGCTCACTTCCAACCTGTTGCGGGTGACCTTTCCTTACATATTGCTGATTTCCCTGTCGTCGCTGGCGGGTGCGATCCTCAACACCTGGAACCGTTTTTCGGTCCCGGCATTCGTGCCGACGCTGCTTAACGTCAGCATGATTATTTTTGCGTTGTTCCTGACACCCTACTTCGATCCGCCCGTGATGGCGCTCGGCTGGGCGGTTCTGGTGGGTGGCCTGGCGCAGTTGCTCTATCAACTGCCGCACCTGAAAAAGATCGGCATGCTGGTGCTGCCGCGCCTGAACCTGCGCGACACCGGCGTCTGGCGCGTTATGAAACAGATGCTGCCAGCGATCCTCGGGGTGTCGGTGAGCCAGATTTCGCTGATCATCAACACCATTTTCGCTTCGTTCCTGGTTGCCGGTTCCGTGTCCTGGATGTATTACGCCGACCGCTTGATGGAGCTGCCGTCTGGCGTGTTGGGTGTGGCGCTGGGGACGATTCTGTTGCCAACCCTGGCCAAGACCTACGCCAACAAGGATCGTCACGAATACTCGCGCATCCTCGATTGGGGTCTGCGCCTGTGCTTCGTATTGGTGCTGCCTTGCGCCCTGGCGCTGGGGATTCTGGCAGAGCCGCTTACGGTTTCGCTGTTCCAGTACGGTCAGTTCGATGCCCATGATGCGGCCATGACCCAGCGCGCGTTGATCGCCTATTCCGTCGGTTTGCTCGGGATTATCGTGATCAAGGTGCTGGCGCCGGGCTTTTATGCGCAACAAAACATCCGAACGCCGGTAAAAATCGCGATTTTCACCCTGGTGGTCACCCAGCTGTTCAACCTGATGCTGATCGGTCCGCTGGCTCACGCGGGCCTGGCGCTCGCCATCAGCGCTGGCGCCTGCCTCAACGCAGGGTTGCTCTTCTATCAGCTGCGTAAACAGCAGATGTACCAGCCGCAACCGGGCTGGGCAAAGTTCGGCTTAAAACTGGTGATTGCGGTTGCGGTGATGTCTGGCGTGTTGCTGGCAGGGATGCATTTCATGCCGGCCTGGGGTGAGGGGCAGATGCTTGAACGTTTCCTGCGCCTGGGTGCCTTGGTCGGTGCCGGTGTGGTGGCTTATTTCGGCATGTTAGTGTTGATGGGCTTCCGTTTGCGCGACTTCAATCGCAAGACGCTGGGCTGA
- the rpsT gene encoding 30S ribosomal protein S20 has product MANSPSAKKRAKQAEKRRSHNASLRSMVRTYIKNVVKAIDAKDAAKAQAAYVLAVPVIDRMADKGIIHKNKAARHKSRLNGHVKALNVAAAA; this is encoded by the coding sequence GTGGCCAACTCACCTTCCGCCAAAAAACGTGCAAAACAGGCTGAGAAGCGTCGCAGCCACAACGCCAGCCTGCGTTCCATGGTTCGTACCTACATCAAGAATGTAGTTAAGGCCATCGACGCAAAAGACGCTGCCAAAGCTCAAGCTGCTTACGTTCTGGCTGTGCCAGTTATCGACCGTATGGCCGATAAAGGCATCATCCACAAGAACAAGGCCGCTCGTCATAAGAGCCGCCTGAATGGCCACGTTAAGGCCCTGAACGTTGCCGCTGCTGCCTAA
- a CDS encoding CreA family protein, translating into MRVAKGLLGLLLAMPLMASAEEIGQVSTVFKFVGPNDRIVVEAFDDPKVDGVTCYLSRAKTGGVKGGLGLAEDRAEASIACRQVGPISFKGELKDGDEVFKERTSLVFKTMQVVRFLDKKRNTLVYLVYSDRLIEGSPQNAVTAIPILPWAHAQ; encoded by the coding sequence ATGCGTGTGGCAAAAGGATTGTTGGGGCTATTGCTGGCGATGCCGCTGATGGCTTCGGCCGAAGAGATCGGTCAGGTGTCGACGGTGTTCAAGTTTGTCGGGCCGAATGACCGGATCGTGGTCGAGGCCTTTGATGATCCCAAAGTCGATGGCGTGACCTGCTATCTGTCTCGCGCCAAGACCGGCGGGGTGAAAGGCGGTCTTGGTTTGGCCGAGGATCGTGCCGAAGCGTCTATCGCTTGCCGGCAGGTCGGGCCCATCAGCTTCAAGGGTGAGCTCAAGGATGGTGATGAGGTGTTCAAGGAGCGCACGTCCCTGGTGTTCAAGACCATGCAGGTGGTGCGCTTCCTCGACAAGAAGCGCAATACGCTGGTGTACTTGGTGTACAGCGATCGCTTGATTGAGGGCAGTCCGCAGAATGCGGTGACGGCGATTCCGATTTTGCCGTGGGCGCACGCTCAGTAA
- the proB gene encoding glutamate 5-kinase, with the protein MRSKVTGAQRWVVKIGSALLTADGKGLDRAAMGVWVEQMVALHEAGVELVLVSSGAVAAGMSRLGWTSRPSAMHELQAAAAIGQMGLVQAWESSFAEHGRHTAQILLTHDDLSDRKRYLNARSTLRALVELKVIPVINENDTVVTDEIRFGDNDTLAALVANLVEADLLVILTDRDGMFDADPRNNPDAQLIYEARADDPALDAVAGGTGGALGRGGMQTKLRAARLAARSGAHTIIVGGRIERVLDRLKAGERIGTLLSPERGMLAARKQWLAGHLQTRGTLVLDAGAVTALSEGNKSLLPVGVKLVQGSFRRGEMVVCVAPDGREIARGLANYSALEAQKIIGQSSEAIVGLLGYMAEPELVHRDNLILV; encoded by the coding sequence ATGCGGAGCAAGGTGACAGGTGCGCAGCGTTGGGTCGTGAAGATCGGCAGCGCTTTGCTGACGGCGGACGGCAAGGGCCTGGATCGCGCGGCAATGGGTGTCTGGGTTGAGCAGATGGTGGCTTTGCATGAGGCGGGTGTCGAACTGGTGCTGGTGTCCTCCGGGGCGGTGGCGGCCGGTATGAGCCGTTTGGGCTGGACCTCGCGACCCAGTGCGATGCACGAACTTCAGGCTGCTGCCGCAATCGGCCAGATGGGGTTGGTGCAGGCCTGGGAGTCGAGCTTTGCCGAGCATGGCCGGCATACCGCGCAGATTCTCCTGACTCACGACGACTTGTCCGATCGCAAGCGCTACCTGAACGCCCGCAGCACCTTGCGTGCGCTGGTCGAACTGAAGGTCATTCCGGTGATCAACGAGAACGACACCGTGGTCACCGACGAAATCCGTTTTGGCGACAACGACACCCTGGCGGCACTGGTGGCCAACCTGGTCGAGGCTGACTTGCTGGTGATCCTGACGGATCGCGACGGCATGTTCGACGCCGATCCGCGCAACAATCCGGATGCCCAGCTGATTTACGAGGCGCGTGCCGATGACCCGGCGCTCGACGCGGTGGCGGGTGGCACCGGCGGTGCGCTGGGGCGTGGTGGCATGCAGACCAAATTGCGTGCTGCGCGTCTGGCGGCTCGTTCAGGCGCTCACACCATCATCGTTGGTGGGCGTATTGAGCGTGTGCTGGATCGCCTCAAGGCGGGCGAGCGCATCGGTACCTTACTGTCGCCGGAGCGCGGCATGCTGGCGGCGCGCAAGCAGTGGCTGGCCGGTCATCTGCAAACCCGTGGCACCCTGGTGCTGGATGCGGGTGCTGTAACCGCGTTGTCCGAGGGCAACAAGAGCTTGCTGCCGGTTGGGGTCAAGTTGGTGCAGGGCAGCTTCCGTCGCGGCGAGATGGTGGTCTGCGTGGCGCCGGACGGTCGCGAGATTGCCCGTGGCCTGGCCAACTACAGTGCACTGGAAGCGCAAAAAATCATCGGTCAGTCGTCCGAGGCGATTGTCGGTCTGTTGGGTTACATGGCAGAACCGGAACTGGTTCACCGCGATAACCTGATCCTGGTCTGA
- the cgtA gene encoding Obg family GTPase CgtA, producing the protein MKFVDEVSIRVKAGDGGNGAMSFRREKFIENGGPNGGDGGDGGSIYMMADENLNTLVDYRYTRHFDAERGSNGGSTDCTGKKGEDLILRVPVGTTVIDSATQEVIGDLTKAGQKLMVVQGGWHGLGNTRFKSSTNRAPRQTTPGKPGEQRDLKLEMKVLADVGLLGLPNAGKSTFIRSVSAAKPKVADYPFTTLVPNLGVVSVDRWKSFVVADIPGLIEGASEGAGLGIRFLKHLARTRLLLHLVDMAPLDDASAPDAAEVIVNELIKFSPSLAERDRWLVLNKCDQILDEEHDARVKEIVDRLEWTGPVYVISAISKLGTERLCRDIMRYMEDRADRLANDPAYKEELADLDQRIEDEARAQLQALDDKRALRRSGVKSVHDIGDDDWDEEDVDDEDGPEIIYVRD; encoded by the coding sequence ATGAAGTTTGTTGATGAAGTATCGATTCGAGTAAAGGCTGGTGATGGCGGCAATGGCGCCATGAGTTTCCGTCGGGAAAAGTTTATCGAGAACGGTGGCCCGAACGGCGGTGATGGCGGTGACGGCGGTTCCATCTACATGATGGCCGACGAAAACCTCAACACCCTGGTGGACTACCGTTACACCCGGCACTTCGATGCCGAGCGTGGCTCCAACGGCGGCAGCACCGACTGCACCGGCAAGAAGGGTGAAGACCTGATCCTGCGCGTTCCGGTCGGCACCACGGTGATCGACTCTGCGACTCAGGAAGTCATCGGCGACCTGACCAAGGCCGGTCAGAAACTGATGGTAGTGCAGGGCGGCTGGCACGGTCTGGGCAACACCCGTTTCAAATCCAGTACCAACCGTGCGCCGCGCCAGACCACTCCGGGCAAGCCGGGTGAGCAGCGCGACCTGAAGCTGGAAATGAAAGTACTGGCTGATGTCGGTCTGCTGGGCTTGCCGAACGCCGGTAAAAGTACCTTTATCCGTTCGGTTTCGGCTGCCAAGCCGAAAGTTGCCGACTACCCGTTCACCACGCTGGTGCCGAACCTGGGTGTGGTCAGCGTCGATCGCTGGAAGAGTTTCGTGGTCGCGGACATTCCGGGTCTGATCGAAGGCGCTTCCGAAGGTGCTGGCCTGGGCATTCGCTTCCTCAAGCACTTGGCGCGTACGCGTCTGCTGCTGCATCTCGTGGACATGGCGCCGCTGGATGACGCAAGCGCACCGGATGCCGCTGAAGTGATCGTCAACGAGCTGATCAAGTTCAGCCCGTCCCTGGCGGAGCGTGATCGCTGGCTGGTCCTGAACAAGTGCGACCAGATCCTTGATGAAGAGCACGATGCTCGCGTCAAGGAAATCGTTGATCGCCTGGAGTGGACGGGGCCGGTCTACGTGATCTCGGCCATCTCCAAGCTCGGTACCGAGCGTCTGTGCCGCGACATCATGCGTTACATGGAAGATCGTGCTGATCGCCTGGCCAATGACCCGGCCTACAAGGAAGAGCTGGCCGATCTCGATCAGCGCATCGAAGACGAAGCCCGCGCGCAGCTGCAGGCGCTGGATGACAAGCGTGCCCTGCGTCGCAGCGGCGTGAAGTCGGTCCACGACATCGGCGACGATGACTGGGACGAAGAAGATGTGGATGACGAAGACGGTCCGGAAATCATTTACGTGCGTGACTGA
- the rpmA gene encoding 50S ribosomal protein L27, producing the protein MAHKKAGGSTRNGRDSEAKRLGVKMYGGQAIKAGNIIVRQRGTQFHAGYGVGMGKDHTLFAKVEGVIKFEVKGAFGRRYVSVIAA; encoded by the coding sequence ATGGCACACAAAAAAGCTGGTGGTAGTACCCGTAACGGTCGCGACTCAGAAGCCAAACGCCTTGGCGTGAAGATGTATGGCGGCCAGGCTATCAAAGCAGGCAACATCATCGTGCGTCAGCGCGGCACCCAATTCCACGCTGGCTACGGCGTTGGCATGGGTAAAGATCACACCCTCTTCGCTAAAGTCGAAGGCGTGATCAAGTTCGAAGTAAAAGGCGCCTTCGGTCGTCGTTACGTGAGCGTAATCGCAGCTTAA
- the rplU gene encoding 50S ribosomal protein L21: protein MSYAVIVTGGKQYKVAPGEYLKIEKLEIATGESVTFDRVLLVANGDDVNIGAPVVAGATVVAEVISQGRHDKVRIIKFRRRKHHMKRMGHRQWYTEIKITGIQA, encoded by the coding sequence ATGTCTTATGCAGTAATCGTTACTGGCGGCAAGCAGTACAAAGTCGCCCCAGGTGAATACCTGAAGATCGAAAAACTGGAAATCGCTACCGGCGAATCCGTTACCTTTGATCGCGTTCTGTTGGTTGCCAACGGTGACGACGTGAATATCGGCGCTCCAGTTGTTGCTGGCGCTACCGTTGTGGCTGAAGTGATCTCCCAAGGTCGTCACGATAAAGTCCGCATCATCAAGTTCCGTCGCCGTAAGCACCACATGAAGCGTATGGGCCACCGCCAGTGGTACACCGAGATCAAAATCACCGGTATTCAGGCTTAA
- a CDS encoding polyprenyl synthetase family protein produces the protein MQPQAFYRAVADDFSAVDGIIKKQLTSRVPLVSKIGDYITSAGGKRLRPLLVLLCGKALGREGDELRLLAATIEFLHTATLLHDDVVDMSGMRRGRSTANAMWGNAPSVLVGDFLYSRSFEMMVELGSMPVMKILSQATRIIAEGEVLQLSKVRDASTTEETYMEVIRGKTAMLFEASTHSAAALCQASPEQAEALRTFGDHLGVAFQLVDDLLDYKGDAETLGKNVGDDLAEGKPTLPLIYTMREGTPEQAALVRKAIQKGGIEDLESIREAVEASGSLEYTAQLARDYVARAIKCLEALPASEYRDALVELSEFAVARTH, from the coding sequence ATGCAACCCCAAGCTTTTTACCGCGCGGTGGCGGACGATTTTAGCGCCGTCGACGGCATCATCAAGAAGCAGCTGACTTCTCGAGTGCCGCTGGTATCGAAAATCGGCGATTACATTACCTCGGCCGGCGGCAAACGCCTGCGTCCTTTATTAGTGTTGCTGTGTGGCAAGGCCCTGGGTCGCGAAGGCGACGAGCTGCGCCTGCTGGCCGCGACCATCGAGTTCCTGCACACCGCTACCCTGCTGCATGACGATGTGGTCGACATGTCCGGCATGCGCCGTGGCCGCTCGACCGCCAACGCCATGTGGGGCAACGCGCCAAGCGTACTGGTCGGTGACTTCCTGTATTCGCGCTCGTTCGAAATGATGGTCGAGCTGGGTTCGATGCCGGTGATGAAGATCCTTTCGCAAGCCACGCGCATCATCGCCGAAGGCGAAGTGTTGCAGCTGTCGAAGGTTCGTGACGCCAGCACCACCGAAGAAACCTACATGGAAGTCATCCGCGGCAAGACCGCGATGCTCTTCGAAGCCTCGACCCACAGCGCCGCTGCCCTGTGCCAGGCCTCGCCGGAACAGGCCGAAGCCCTGCGCACATTCGGTGATCACCTGGGCGTGGCCTTCCAGCTGGTCGATGACCTGCTCGACTACAAAGGCGACGCCGAAACCCTGGGCAAGAACGTCGGAGACGACCTGGCCGAAGGCAAGCCGACCTTGCCGCTGATCTACACCATGCGCGAAGGTACGCCGGAACAGGCCGCCCTGGTGCGCAAGGCAATCCAGAAAGGCGGAATCGAAGACCTGGAAAGCATCCGCGAAGCCGTGGAAGCCTCGGGCTCGCTGGAGTACACCGCGCAACTGGCACGCGATTATGTGGCCCGTGCGATCAAGTGCCTCGAAGCGCTGCCAGCCAGCGAATATCGCGATGCACTGGTTGAACTGAGCGAGTTCGCGGTAGCCCGCACGCACTGA
- a CDS encoding zinc ribbon domain-containing protein YjdM, protein MSTLPPCPKCNSEYTYEDGAQLICPECAHEWSASGEAEAVSDDAVKKDSVGNVLQDGDTITVIKDLKVKGTSLVVKVGTKVKNIRLCDGDHDIDCKIDGIGPMKLKSEFVRKV, encoded by the coding sequence GTGAGCACGTTGCCACCCTGCCCAAAATGCAATTCCGAATACACTTATGAAGACGGCGCTCAGCTGATCTGCCCCGAGTGCGCCCACGAATGGTCCGCCAGTGGTGAAGCCGAAGCGGTGTCCGATGACGCAGTGAAAAAGGATTCGGTCGGCAACGTCCTGCAGGACGGCGACACCATCACCGTGATCAAGGACCTCAAGGTCAAGGGTACGTCTTTGGTGGTCAAGGTCGGCACCAAGGTCAAGAACATCCGCCTGTGCGATGGCGATCACGACATCGATTGCAAGATCGACGGCATCGGCCCGATGAAACTCAAGTCCGAGTTCGTCAGAAAAGTCTGA
- a CDS encoding FKBP-type peptidyl-prolyl cis-trans isomerase — protein MSEVNLSTDETRVSYGIGRQLGDQLRDNPPPGVSLDAILAGLTDAFAGKPSRVGQEEMSASFKVIREIMQAEAAAKAEAAAGEGLAFLAENAKRDGITTLASGLQFEVLTAGEGAKPSREDSVRTHYHGTLIDGTVFDSSYERGEPAEFPVGGVIAGWTEALQLMNAGSKWRLYVPSELAYGAQGVGGIPPHSVLVFDVELLDVL, from the coding sequence ATGTCCGAAGTAAATCTGTCCACCGACGAAACCCGCGTCAGCTACGGTATTGGCCGTCAGCTGGGCGACCAACTGCGCGACAACCCGCCACCGGGCGTAAGCCTGGACGCGATCCTGGCCGGTCTGACCGACGCATTCGCCGGCAAGCCAAGCCGTGTGGGTCAGGAAGAAATGTCCGCCAGCTTCAAAGTCATCCGCGAAATCATGCAGGCCGAAGCTGCAGCCAAGGCTGAAGCGGCTGCTGGCGAAGGTCTGGCCTTCCTGGCTGAAAACGCCAAGCGTGACGGCATCACCACTCTGGCTTCCGGCCTGCAGTTCGAAGTGCTGACCGCTGGTGAAGGCGCCAAGCCATCCCGTGAAGATTCCGTGCGTACTCACTACCACGGCACCCTGATCGACGGCACTGTGTTCGATAGCTCCTACGAGCGCGGCGAGCCTGCAGAGTTCCCGGTTGGCGGCGTGATCGCCGGCTGGACCGAAGCCCTGCAACTGATGAACGCCGGCAGCAAATGGCGCCTGTACGTGCCGAGCGAACTGGCTTACGGCGCTCAAGGCGTTGGCGGCATCCCGCCGCACAGCGTACTGGTGTTCGACGTCGAGTTGCTCGACGTTCTGTAA
- a CDS encoding DUF6482 family protein: MNLQELNAYAVAGKVDELNLISMEGGIYLLEARMHGAAYPLSDARGHMISLRSVEHARDVLRSFPKLHFNLVHTVVHDEMCGLVADVEENLKVPIA, from the coding sequence ATGAACCTGCAAGAGTTGAATGCGTATGCCGTCGCCGGGAAGGTCGATGAGCTGAACCTGATCTCGATGGAGGGAGGCATCTACTTGCTGGAGGCGCGGATGCATGGCGCGGCATATCCCTTGAGCGATGCGCGCGGGCACATGATTAGCCTGCGTTCGGTGGAGCATGCCCGTGATGTGCTGCGCTCCTTTCCCAAGTTGCACTTCAACCTCGTGCACACGGTCGTGCATGACGAAATGTGCGGTCTGGTTGCCGATGTGGAGGAAAACCTGAAGGTGCCGATCGCCTGA
- a CDS encoding TIGR00645 family protein — protein MERFIENAMYASRWLLAPIYFGLSLGLLALALKFFQEVFHVIPNVFSMAESDLILVLLSLIDMALVGGLLVMVMISGYENFVSQLDIDDSKEKLNWLGTMDSSSLKMKVAASIVAISSIHLLRIFMDAKNVDPEHLQWYVIIHMTFVVSAFAMGYLDKVTKH, from the coding sequence ATGGAACGCTTTATCGAAAATGCAATGTACGCCTCGCGCTGGCTGCTGGCGCCGATCTATTTCGGTCTGTCCCTCGGGCTCCTGGCGCTGGCACTGAAATTCTTCCAGGAAGTCTTCCACGTCATCCCGAACGTGTTTTCGATGGCCGAATCGGACTTGATCCTGGTGCTGCTGTCGCTGATTGACATGGCCCTGGTGGGCGGTTTGCTGGTGATGGTGATGATTTCCGGCTACGAGAACTTCGTCTCGCAACTGGACATCGACGACAGCAAGGAGAAGCTCAACTGGCTGGGCACCATGGACTCTTCGTCGCTGAAAATGAAGGTAGCCGCATCGATCGTGGCGATCTCGTCCATTCACCTGCTGCGCATCTTCATGGACGCCAAGAACGTCGATCCCGAGCATTTGCAGTGGTACGTGATCATCCACATGACCTTCGTGGTCTCGGCATTTGCCATGGGTTACCTGGATAAAGTCACCAAGCACTGA